A single region of the Vidua macroura isolate BioBank_ID:100142 chromosome 12, ASM2450914v1, whole genome shotgun sequence genome encodes:
- the STARD5 gene encoding stAR-related lipid transfer protein 5 — MDCAGRAEAAAEQLRLYRRDPDGWRGCRSTGEVAVSWRPSAEFAGNLYKGEGILPASPQNVWECIKPVAGGLRTKWDQNVKDFEVIEAISDTVSICRTTTPSACMRIISPREFVDVVVMKQYEDGTMLSAATNVEHPLCPPQPNFVRGFNYPCGCFCIPVPGEPDRTELLTFFQTDLGGYLPQTVVDSFFPSSISGFYSNLTKAVKALKA, encoded by the exons ATGGACTGCGCGGGGCGCGCTGAGGCGGCGGCCGAGCAGCTGCGGCTCTACCGCCGGGACCCCGACGGCTGGCGGGGCTGCCGCAGCACG GGTGAGGTCGCGGTGTCCTGGAGACCCTCGGCGGAGTTCGCTGGCAATCT GTACAAGGGAGAGGGCATCCTGCCCGCCAGCCCGCAGAATGTCTGGGAGTGCATAAAGCCGGTGGCCGGCGGGCTCAGGACCAAGTGGGACCAAAACGTGAAGGATTTCGAGGTCATCGAAGCCATCAGTGAT ACTGTCTCTATTTGCAGAACCACAACCCCTTCAGCTTGCATGAGGATTATTTCACCGAGGGAATTTGTGGATGTAGTAGTGATGAAGCAATATGAAGATGGGACAATGCTGTCTGCTG ccaCCAATGTGGAACACCCGCTGTGTCCTCCTCAACCAAATTTTGTGAGAGGTTTTAATTATCCTTGTGGCTGTTTCTGCATACCTGTTCCAGG GGAGCCAGACAGGACCGAGCTCCTCACTTTCTTTCAGACGGATCTTGGTGGCTATCTTCCCCAGACAGTGGTGGATTCCTTTTTTCCATCTAGCATATCTGGATTTTACAGCAACCTGACCAAAGCTGTTAAGGCATTAAAAGCATGA
- the TMC3 gene encoding transmembrane channel-like protein 3: MAAAQGSPALRAAKSCKKQRTVKRQTGIYTYQEPPHSNSDDDTGEEKAESHDPEQIFQNIQYQKEIMSNIRCRPWPMRQKLRALRQAKEIVLKYEGRLTRTRGYQAAGAELWKKFIRLAYNFVVIFIPWEMRIKKIESHFGSGVASYFIFLRWLFGINIVLTIMTGAFVVLPELLAGAPFGSTVSKTIPKEHIASAQDLDTIWSLGGYLQYSVLFYGYYGRDRKIGKAGYRLPLAYFLVGMAVFAYSFIILLKKMAKNSRMSLASASDENYTFCWRLFCAWDYLIGNPEAAESKAAAIVNSIREAILEEQEKKKSKNLAVTISLRIIANILVLLSLAGSIYIIYFVVDRSQRLERTKKELTLWEKNEVSVVVSLITMIAPSAFELVAALEMYHPRTTLRFQLARVLVLYLGNLYSLIIALLDKVDSMSVTDSDVNTNASNSTISLASNTLSKDDNLTIPNVQIKRNGFVTLEEHRTQGLTDSLVNQTISFNTQNPQDQCWETYVGQEMLKLSIIDMIFTVASILLIDFFRGLCVRYLSDCWCWDLESKFPEYGEFKIAENVLHLVYNQGMIWMGAFFSPCLPAFNVLKLIGLMYLRSWAVLTCNVPHQQVFRASRSNNFYLAMLLFMLFLCMLPTIFAIARYKPSLSCGPFSGQEKIYDIVSETIQNDFPTWFNTVITYISSPVVVLPALLLLFMLIYYLQSIARSLKFTNNQLRMKIQTERTEDKKKVVQMAVARIQNLDANDKRPEQETDIISQESSARSSTPRKNGSVLNFESPVSKGTRIQTISQSVPQAVPTTDVVRPANTTPTTLTSLTPAPSVSSVQKPRNDHITNRYPSVVHRSASELCKTKPYTPVTFKKHTEDVHSDPLFRKAIRQVNSDALGARAPVFLGCRPYATRYFLVNENESRKKSLRSTSRLQRHFRKEESRDIIELYPRHVRRYVVRTPHQMYSPHPSEDEEDEEELEKEFMNGSHRPRSLSDLRPGSRFYIGDHADGHILMSKDLGRVHYKSWDDGFELDLDRPPYAYKKVHLNYPEPRAKPKSKQKLEQSLTESDSISIESSSDPQNSSNDQYIQVIHTKDKYPKTGAKLTKKKSKTSVDLSMSEPSELVCSNV, translated from the exons ctctgGAAGAAGTTTATTCGACTTGCATACAATTTTGTGGTAATCTTTATTCCTTGGGAAAtgagaataaagaaaattgaGA GTCATTTTGGGTCTGGAGTTGCCTCTTACTTCATCTTCCTGAGATGGCTGTTTGGAATCAATATCGTCCTTACCATAATGACAGGAGCATTTGTAGTCCTACCAGAG ctcctggccGGGGCCCCGTTTGGCAGCACAGTCAGCAAGACCATTCCCAAGGAGCACATTGCATCTGCTCAAGACCTGGACACCATCTGGTCCCTAGGG GGCTACCTCCAGTACTCTGTTCTGTTTTATGGCTATTATGGTCGGGACAGGAAAATAGGGAAAGCTGGATACCGGCTGCCTCTTGCCTACTTCCTTGTTGGAATGGCTGTGTTTGCTTACAGCTTCATCATTCTTCTAAAAAA aatgGCAAAGAACTCAAGAATGAGTTTAGCAAGTGCCTCTGATGAAAATTACACTTTCTGCTGGAGACTGTTCTGTGCTTGGGACTATTTGATAGGAAACCCTGAGGCTGCAGAGAGCAAAGCTGCTGCCATAGTCAACAGCATCAGG GAAGCTATATTggaagaacaggaaaagaagaaaagcaaaaactt ggCAGTGACCATAAGCTTAAGAATTATTGCAAACATCCTTGTGCTTCTGTCCCTTGCGGGAAGTATTTACATCATCTACTTTGTTGTGGATCGATCCCAAAGGTTAGAGCGCACCAAAAAGGAATTGactctttgggaaaaaaatgag GTCAGTGTAGTTGTGTCACTGATCACAATGATTGCACCCTCTGCTTTTGAACTTGTGGCAGCTCTGGAGATGTATCATCCAAGGACCACTCTTCGCTTCCAGCTTGCCAG GGTTCTTGTCCTATACCTGGGAAACCTCTACAGTTTAATCATTGCCCTCCTGGATAAAGTGGACAGTATGAGTGTCACT GACTCTGATGTGAACACCAATGCAAGTAATTCCACCATCTCCTTAGCAAGCAACACTCTTTCTAAGGATGACAATTTAACCATCCCTAATGTACAAATTAAGAGAAATGGCTTTGTCACATTGGAAGAGCATCGCACCCAAGGCCTGACAGACTCACTGGTTAACCAAACAATTTCCTTTAACACCCAGAACCCACAGGATCAGTGCTGGGAGACATATGTTGGTCAA GAGATGCTCAAGCTTTCAATTATCGACATGATTTTCACAGTTGCAAGCATCCTGCTAATTGATTTTTTCCGTGGACTGTGTGTCCGGTATTTGAGTGATTGCTGGTGCTGGGATCTAGAAAGCAAGTTT CCAGAATACGGAGAATTCAAAATTGCAGAGAATGTATTGCATTTGGTCTACAACCAAGGAATGATCTG GATGGGAGCTTTCTTTTCACCTTGCTTACCAGCATTCAATGTACTCAAGTTGATTGGACTCATGTacctgaggagctgggctgtgctgacgTGCAATGTACCACACCAGCAGGTTTTCAGAGCATCTCG ATCCAATAATTTCTACTTGGCCATGTTGCTGTTTATGCTGTTCTTGTGCATGTTACCAACAATTTTTGCTATTGCCCGATATAAGCCATCCTTAAGCTGCGGCCCCTTCAG TGgtcaagaaaaaatatatgaTATTGTTTCTGAAACGATTCAAAATGATTTTCCCACATGGTTCAACACAGTGATTACTTACATCAGCAGTCCTGTGGTTGTCCTCCCTGCACTACTACTGTTATT CATGCTAATCTACTACCTACAAAGTATTGCAAGGTCATTAAAATTCACCAACAATCAACTGAGAATGAAGATACAAACA GAAAGAACTGAAGATAAGAAAAAGGTGGTTCAGATGGCAGTAG ccaGAATCCAAAATCTGGATGCTAATGACAAAAGACCAGAGCAAGAAACAGATATTATCAGCCAGGAGTCTTCTGCTCGGTCCTCAACACCCCGAAAAAATGGCAGTGTCTTGAACTTTGAATCTCCCGTGAGCAAAGGCACCAGAATACAAACCATTTCCCAGTCTGTGCCCCAAGCTGTGCCAACAACTGATGTTGTGAGACCTGCCAATACAACTCCCACAACTTTGACCTCTTTAACACCAGCTCCCTCTGTGTCAAGTGTACAGAAACCAAGAAATGATCATATCACAAACAG ATACCCAAGTGTTGTTCATAGGAGTGCAAGTGAGCTGTGCAAAACAAAGCCCTACACACCAGTGACTTTCAAAAAGCACACTGAAGATGTTCATTCTGACCCTCTCTTCAGAAAAGCCATTCGGCAGGTAAATTCGGATGCCCTTGGGGCACGGGCTCCTGTATTTTTGGGATGTAGACCATATGCCACCAGGTATTTTTTGGTTAATGAAAACGAGTCCCGCAAAAAATCGCTCCGTTCTACCTCCCGACTCCAAAGGCATTTCAGAAAGGAGGAATCACGAGACATTATTGAGTTGTATCCACGCCACGTCAGAAGATACGTGGTCCGAACACCACACCAGATGTATTCCCCTCATCCCAGTGAAGATGAGGAGGACGAAGAAGAACTTGAGAAAGAATTCATGAACGGATCCCATCGCCCTCGCTCACTGTCTGACCTTCGCCCAGGATCACGGTTTTACATTGGGGATCATGCTGATGGCCACATTCTAATGAGCAAAGATCTAGGCAGAGTGCATTACAAATCCTGGGATGATGGTTTTGAGCTGGACCTGGACAGGCCTCCATATGCTTACAAGAAAGTACACCTGAACTATCCTGAGCCACGTGCGaaaccaaaatcaaagcaaaagcTGGAGCAATCTCTAACAGAGTCTGATTCCATTTCCATTGAATCCAGCAGTGATCCGCAGAACAGCAGCAATGACCAGTACATCCAGGTCATTCATACCAAGGACAAGTACCCAAAAACTGGGGCAAAACTCAccaaaaagaaatctaaaacCAGTGTGGATCTAAGTATGTCTGAGCCTAGTGAACTGGTGTGCTCAAATGTCTGA